The Scophthalmus maximus strain ysfricsl-2021 chromosome 7, ASM2237912v1, whole genome shotgun sequence genome includes a window with the following:
- the kras gene encoding GTPase KRas isoform X1: MTEYKLVVVGAGGVGKSALTIQLIQNHFVDEYDPTIEDSYRKQVVIDGETCLLDILDTAGQEEYSAMRDQYMRTGEGFLCVFAINNTKSFEDIHHYREQIKRVKDSEDVPMVLVGNKCDLPSRTVDTKQAQDLARSYGIPSIETSAKTRQRVEDAFYTLVREIRLYRLNKLSKEEKTPRCVKLKKCVVM, encoded by the exons ATGACAGAATATAAGCTGGTAGTAGTGGGAGCTGGTGGCGTTGGCAAGAGCGCCCTTACCATTCAGCTTATCCAGAATCACTTTGTGGATGAATATGACCCCACCATTGAG GACTCCTACAGAAAGCAGGTAGTGATTGACGGAGAGACGTGTCTGCTGGACATCCTGGACACTGCAGGTCAGGAGGAGTACAGCGCCATGAGGGACCAGTACATGAGGACAGGGGAGGgcttcctctgtgtctttgccATCAATAACACCAAGTCCTTTGAGGACATTCACCACTATAG AGAACAGATTAAGCGGGTGAAAGACTCTGAGGACGTCCCCATGGTGCTGGTGGGGAACAAGTGTGACCTCCCGTCCCGGACAGTGGACACCAAGCAGGCTCAGGACTTAGCACGCAGCTACGGAATTCCCTCTATCGAGACCTCAGCAAAAACCAGACAG AGAGTGGAAGATGCCTTTTACACTCTGGTACGGGAGATCAGGCTGTACCGGCTCAATAAGCTCAGCAAGGAAGAAAAGACGCCGCGCTGTGTCAAGCTTAAAAagtgtgttgtgatgtga
- the kras gene encoding GTPase KRas isoform X2 codes for MTEYKLVVVGAGGVGKSALTIQLIQNHFVDEYDPTIEDSYRKQVVIDGETCLLDILDTAGQEEYSAMRDQYMRTGEGFLCVFAINNTKSFEDIHHYREQIKRVKDSEDVPMVLVGNKCDLPSRTVDTKQAQDLARSYGIPSIETSAKTRQGVDDAFYTLVREIRKHKEKMSKEGKKKKKKSKTKCTLM; via the exons ATGACAGAATATAAGCTGGTAGTAGTGGGAGCTGGTGGCGTTGGCAAGAGCGCCCTTACCATTCAGCTTATCCAGAATCACTTTGTGGATGAATATGACCCCACCATTGAG GACTCCTACAGAAAGCAGGTAGTGATTGACGGAGAGACGTGTCTGCTGGACATCCTGGACACTGCAGGTCAGGAGGAGTACAGCGCCATGAGGGACCAGTACATGAGGACAGGGGAGGgcttcctctgtgtctttgccATCAATAACACCAAGTCCTTTGAGGACATTCACCACTATAG AGAACAGATTAAGCGGGTGAAAGACTCTGAGGACGTCCCCATGGTGCTGGTGGGGAACAAGTGTGACCTCCCGTCCCGGACAGTGGACACCAAGCAGGCTCAGGACTTAGCACGCAGCTACGGAATTCCCTCTATCGAGACCTCAGCAAAAACCAGACAG ggcgTTGACGATGCCTTTTACACATTAGTGCGAGAAATCCGGAAGCATAAGGAGAAGATGAGCAAGGAgggcaaaaagaagaaaaagaaatccaagaCAAAGTGTACACTCATGTGA